The Rhodamnia argentea isolate NSW1041297 chromosome 10, ASM2092103v1, whole genome shotgun sequence sequence CAAATTAATTAAGTATAGCATGCTGATTTtactaatttataatttataattaaaaaaatcaaacttaaaAGTGCTAATATATTTTGATGATAATGTGATGATTGAAACAGAGCCATCGTCAGTATGGATTATATATTGAAACAGGGCTGCCATCCCTCATTcttattcttttcaaattttaatgctattttcctatttttgaaattGTCTCATTTCTCCGAGACAATCATTTTCACTTCATTCTTTTTCGCTAATTTAGTTGATTCTTGACCCCAAACTAGGGGAAAATCCGCCTGGATCATATTTCATAGTGCGTGTGCAGAATCGGAGGAAGTGACTATTAGACCTCGGTCTCATTAGTTCAACCCATAACTCATAGCGTGAATAATGAATTATTTTATAAGGTGATTATTATAATTAGCGACTTTACTTAAGTCTTCAATGTAAATTTGCTATTTTAGTTTGTAAATTAATCAAGTATATCTATCTCAGTGTTTCTGTCTGGCGTTGTGCTTGATAGCACAGCGCCGTTGGATTTAGCATCAGAGGCCAGAGCTCAAGTTACAATGTTTCATCTTTCTATTGGTCAGCCCAAGCAAGAGGATAAAGCTaaataaaaagccaaaaatggAGGAAAGTTCCTCTTGGATCTTCACTTGCAGTTGGGTCCTGAGACAAAGCTTATAGCATCTCCTTTCTACTCTTTGGTCCATTTTTCCTGTTCGAAATATACCCACCATCAGATGGGGTCAGGGTACAGCGACGAAAGACCGCGGAAGCTGATATCATGCTCTTCCAGCTTAAGGATTCAAATCACAAACGAACAGATTGTGTCTGTCAATCAAAAGTTACAGTAAATTGGGCGATAAAGCTCATGTCATAGTCACCAACGTTAATAAAAGCTGAAGAGTTTTCGTTGCAAAGCAGCATAACATGCCCATGCTATATATCCGAGAGAGCTCATGAGGCTGTACAGTTGGGACTCTAGCTAGAAAGGAGAATCATCATTCTAAAAAAGGTTAAAAGACGGTAGGACAGCATATGCGACTGGCTCTGCTTAATACAGATGCAGCTTATAGCCAAACATATAGTCACCATATGTGCAGGTAGATAAGTTTACAGGACCAGAGGTGAATACATTGCAAGGTATTTTAGCAAATCTCCATTCACGGAATGGGAAGATCATAATGCTTTAGTCCCACAAGACGAGGGTAAAGGATTACAAAGAGAAAGTTCGAGTGACCAGACAGTTATTCTGTACAAAACTGGAGAAGATTATCCATGCTCAGCTAGCATCGGCTTGTAATTGCTGCTTAGTTTTCCATGATGTCAAGACGCATACTCCCTTGTTGCCCATCTGTCTTCGTACCTCCCAAAGGGGTAGGCTGTGTTAGGCACCTCGGTTAAATAAAAAGGGTCTGGCTCAATGCCATAATCTGTGAGCGGTCTATGCTCAAGAATGTCATCATGCTCTTGGACAAAGTCTGGGATTTCTATCTCTCCCCTTTTGATGTCGTCCCACAGGTATTGCAGGCGGCTTACATACTTGATTTTCCAATATAACCTGCATAACAATTAACAAACCAAAAGCAAATTtaagagggaaaaagagtagatCAAAAGATGTCACCCACACATCTTTGGTGCCAACTAGAAAGTGCGCATTCACTTGCTAAAAGGCCTATGAGAAACAGAAGTACATCAAGATCATTAACATTTGATAAATTCGTAGGATGACTCAGCAATCCATAATGGCAAAAATCAGTCCCTCAGTATAGAGGTATAGCAACAATATTCCATATCAAGGATTTGTATACAACTTCAAACTAAAAAGATCACTTACCCAAAAAACTAATGGCATCCTTGACTAATTTGCACATGCTCACTAGTTCTAGGATCCAAAATACGTTTGACAGAGTTCCTCTCCTTTATTATAACAATCAGTCTTATATCTGTAACAATTCTATTCAAAGTGTGGGGGCTAAAAACAATACTAAATTTTCAGAATCTAACTGAATAAGTGAAGTCAAAGCATCAAAACAAACCGGTCTCATCGTCAACATCTGAAAAGTAAACAACAGTAGTAACAAGACAGATTTTTCCAGCTACAGGAGTTCACCAACTGAATAACCCGAGCAGAGTTTATGTTGATTTACGAACTGTTTACTTTTCCAAGTTTCATAATCCCAATATAAGCCCCAAAGAAGCGACCCCATTGAAAGCACAAACAGATGTCTGTGACAGCAAAAGTGCTCTTTGGTACAGACCAAAGGCACCAATTcccacgaagaagaagaagggggaacCACACCAAATCTTGGATTTATAACTGGCAGCAGCCCCAGTAATTAGTAAAAGTCAGCTTACCCTCCACTTAAGAATAACCGACCAAGGGTGGCAAAGACCAGTCTTGAACGAATTCCAGGGTGGACAAAATAAACAAGTTGAAGTCTCTCCTTAATTTCCACAGGGAGGTCTTCATAGATCCACCTCAAGATAGATATGCCTGGAGAATTATCCTCCTTTTGCACAGTACTATGCATGTAAACAATGCTAAACGGCCCTTCAGAAAGCTCACTGCATATCTTATGAAAAACATACTTCCGGAGCCGTTCTCCACTCACCACGGGAGCTGCAAACCAACAAAGCAACGGTATTTTAAGAAAGTTCTATTAACTTTTCTCCAGCATCGCTAACAACTGGAGCTGGAGCAAAAGAACCAACAATATCCAAGAACCTTTTTATCACCTCAACTTCTTTTCAAATGCTATTCCATATTTTTCTACATGGGCATGACCCCATAatgcagaaaagaaaagaattaccCAGCCAAAACATTTGCATTGGTCAGTCCAGTATTGATGATGGATCATGAGAGAATGCAAAACAAACACATAACGAGTGACCAGGAAGATCGAGTTTCCCCTCCGCATATTAATTCACCAGAAAGATACAGCCTTTTATATATGAGGTAGGCAATTCTATCAAAAAACAAGGGTTCCACAATTGACATACTGTCAAATGAAAGATGAGAAGTGGCCATGGATAGTTTGAAAGGGAGCTCGCATTCAGGTACTCCTCGCTCACTTAAACTTTTAGTGAAAAGCTCAAATCTTCCCCTGTGAATGAATATTTTAGAGAATGGCCCGAAATTCAGCTGGAAATAGAGGATCTCTCTACTTAATACTCCCCAAAATGCAAAGTTACGGCGGTCAGGTCCTCTCTGACACTACAAGATGACAACTTCAGCATCTAGACGGTGAATAGCACGCGATCGCACCGCAACAACTGATTCTTGTAAAGATGAATGCTGTCTACTACTCGATCAGTTAACAAAATCAGTTCTGTTTGGCTAAAAGGAACAAAAGGAATCATCTCTCAATTACCAACAAGCCCAAGACGCCAAACCCCTCAACCCAGATCAAACCCTAACACCACCATAAAGTCGCGTTAGATTCAAATGGAATCTTCAAAACAAGAAGATTCCACTCACCAGGGAAGTACTTGCCGACGATGCGGAAAATTCGGTTGCCAGCCTTGTCGGAGCCTTGGAGCCTAAAGAACTGGAGGAATTCGAGGTCGGAGAAGTCTTCGTCATGGGAGAGATCCTGAGAGCAATCGTGCCAATCGTCGCCGCCGTCCTCCTCCGCGATCTCGGACGGCGAGCCCGCCGGCTGCTTCGAGAGGAACGGACGCGCGTCGATCCCGAGGTCGGACGCCAGCACGACGACGGAGAAATCATCGGACGACGAGCTCGCCATCGGTTCCTCTCTCTAGATTCGCGCTCTTTAGATTTTGGCGCTATGTCtggaagggaagagagagcaAAGTGGGGAATTGAGGATAAGCcccattttctgtttccttttttggtttttcctttgacccatatttttcatcgtttcccttcttttctttttaatttttttttacttttccctcttttcataTATCAAATTTTCACGTCGAAAAAATTAAGGATAgtgtttggtttttttccatGTAATAAAATAGCCCGTAAGTCCACACGATAAATCTTAATTCAGAACAGTTTGCACTCAATTAATGAAATTTAAATATATAATCTAAAGTTCTTAAACTGAAAATCCTCCGAATTTTAAGTCTACGATTTTTTGAAGATAACTCTACAAATAAATGATATGAGATCGTGTTAATAAGACAATCGAAAATCAGGGTGAAGTACCTTACATGTTACACTATGCCCCTTTGATCTTGATCAAATCATCACGCGCCATCGTATTTTTATAAGTTGCATTGATAATCCCGCTCTTTCTTAATTCGATTTGACTTCCCCTTTTTGGTAAATATCCGAATAAAAATGTAATCAAACATCTTAGATTTATTCTAGAATAACACTCGTGCTTGTGAAATTAGAACCTAGTTAAACATAAATCTAAGGAACTTAAGGAATGGCAAGACTTGCCATGTCAAAACTCTaatgttatttatttttccaatgTTGTGAGGGGACAACGACCAgtttattttgatttcttttaattcaaaaacTAATATTGACGATTACTTTAAAACCCCACAAAGTTGCAGATTGTGTACACatcatttcttttccaaattgacCTTTACGAATACTGAACTTGCTGCAGCAAAGGATGGAAGTAAATGCAAATTCGACATTTTGGCCTAGGTATGAGCATCACGTTGATCATCTACGGCATCATTCATCAATATCAAAATGAGATCACAGCAAATCTGTGTCTCGTAGAGTTCGAAGTTAATCGACAAAAGAACCTCGAGAGACCGATCTGGCGAGAAGGAATAATATCCATCAGATGCAACTTCAGGATCAACATGCTGTCTCTCCGTATCGGTTGGACTAGTTTGTACAGAGCAGAGCTTTTTTAGCAGACCCTTTTAGTCTTGAGCTGCATGAACAAAAAACACACTCCACAAATACTGCATTTCAGCTGTTACCAGATAAGCATGACATAACAACATGTAAATGCAGGAGACAGATGATTAACCGGCGAACATTTCTATCATAAATGCCAAAGCGATACAGAAGCTCTGCTACGCAGATACAATCATCAATCCATGAACCTTTGGATACGCGAGAGCACCCGGGTcttacaaaggaaaaaatattacaCTGAAAGTGTGATCAAATGCGGATATCAGCTAGTCTAAAAGCTCGTTCGTGGTACTCATATTGACATGTTCCGCAGTACCTGTAAGTTAACATGAAGATGCGTGTGTTTGCATCGAAGTATACAGCAAAGATTGCACTAAATTTAGACTCTAGTCATCAAATTCTCTGTCCTGTATCAAATTGCCAATCATCTTTACCAGCGGTAATGTTCCCTTCGCCATAATCTCTACCCTTGACGTATTGGAAGCGTGCGAAAACAACGAGAGTCCGAAAAAAACGAGCTCTGACAGAAACAGTCGAGACGACAAGAACCCGTGCCAGTAATGAGGTTCTAAATCAAAAAATGCATTGAAAAATCTCCTCGTACCCAGTAAATCAAGCTTAAGCAAAATATCCATACCGAAGCAGAAAAACTCCCTTTGTCTCCGCCTTTTTATGGGCCACAAATCCTTCCAAACGTTTGCGGATAATTCATTGCCTGAAACACCCCCATTGGAACCAAGATAACTTACTATGGAATTCGCGACAATTGGAGCTGCTGCTAGCGTTCTCGCTACCATATAACCCGTGGAAGGATGCACCATTCCAGCTGTACCACCTATGCCAACAACTCTCTGAGGGAGCACAGGAAGGGGCCCACCCATGGGGATGacgcatctctcgtcttcttcgATAGCCTTCACC is a genomic window containing:
- the LOC115730691 gene encoding rho GTPase-activating protein 68F, encoding MASSSSDDFSVVVLASDLGIDARPFLSKQPAGSPSEIAEEDGGDDWHDCSQDLSHDEDFSDLEFLQFFRLQGSDKAGNRIFRIVGKYFPAPVVSGERLRKYVFHKICSELSEGPFSIVYMHSTVQKEDNSPGISILRWIYEDLPVEIKERLQLVYFVHPGIRSRLVFATLGRLFLSGGLYWKIKYVSRLQYLWDDIKRGEIEIPDFVQEHDDILEHRPLTDYGIEPDPFYLTEVPNTAYPFGRYEDRWATREYAS